The nucleotide window ACAGCAACTTTCCCTGAAGACGATCAAGTTGCCAGTCGTGCCGGAAAAACAATTAACTGCACTGTGACCTTGGAGCGCTTGGACCTTAAAAAATTATCTCCAATTGACGATGAACTCGCGAAGCGCGCACGCCTGGGCGAAACAGTTAGCGAGATGAAAGAGCAGCTCGAGCAGCGTCAAACTCAGCACGTTAAATCAACCAACGACCGCACACTACGCGAGAAGCTTTTTGATGCAATCGTGGCAAAAAACCCCTTCGTTGTTCCGGAAGCAATGGTCCTTGAGGAGATCCGTGAAATGCTTTTTGAGATGGGAGCACTTGATCGGCGTAAACGCGAATCTTACTCAATGGATCTTTCTAGTGTGAAGGACTCCTTCCTTGCTCCAGCTACAGCTCGAGTTCAACGTTTTATAGCCCTTGAGCAAATTATTAAGCAGGAAAATTATAGTGTTGATGCTGAAGCGGTTGAAACATGGGTCGCGAATGAAGCAGTAGAACACAACATGACAGTTGAGGCCGTAAAGAAGTCTTTAGGATTACCGGAAAGATTACCTGTTGTTAAAAACATGGTTGCTCGCCATAAGATGGTAGAAATGCTTTTGGAGCAAGCGCAGGTTAATAAAACCTTCGTGAAACCTGAAGCAGAGAAGAGCACAAAGAAAACAAAGTCTAAGAAATAATTATTACTAAGGATTAGCTTATGGGTCTCAGCG belongs to bacterium and includes:
- the tig gene encoding trigger factor; protein product: GFRPGKAPKELVQKLYNGTIHEDVMNHLVTEAYRTAIKDHDLRVVGEPRFEFGDVDAAKDLSFSAEVEVAPEPKINDYFGIKFDAELLPEEITDSDLDQALEQVRQSFAAFEQAPADTVAELGHIATVTYQGELNDGTPEDGRHVTEIGKNILHADVEKALIGMKAGEQKQVTATFPEDDQVASRAGKTINCTVTLERLDLKKLSPIDDELAKRARLGETVSEMKEQLEQRQTQHVKSTNDRTLREKLFDAIVAKNPFVVPEAMVLEEIREMLFEMGALDRRKRESYSMDLSSVKDSFLAPATARVQRFIALEQIIKQENYSVDAEAVETWVANEAVEHNMTVEAVKKSLGLPERLPVVKNMVARHKMVEMLLEQAQVNKTFVKPEAEKSTKKTKSKK